In Thermodesulfitimonas autotrophica, the following proteins share a genomic window:
- a CDS encoding Crp/Fnr family transcriptional regulator, with translation MAETAKDLLQGEPLSLNEREKELVRKSGVTLNYPKGHIIFAAEEIADRVYLIEKGWVKIYRLSADGREVTVGSIRNPGEMMGLAETLYHGKRTCFAGAISDVTLVVVTKKDFLELLTDEHYFSLKVAKLLAARMREAEAMVHELVCWQVPGRLALLLLKIGERCGIEEEDGIKIKLRLTHEEIAGMIGTTRQTVTSLLNTFKKEKSINLEGREIKILDPKKLASWIV, from the coding sequence GTGGCCGAAACCGCGAAGGACCTGCTCCAGGGCGAACCGCTCTCGCTAAACGAGCGGGAGAAGGAACTCGTCCGCAAATCGGGGGTGACATTAAACTACCCCAAAGGGCACATCATCTTTGCCGCCGAAGAGATCGCCGACCGCGTCTACCTTATCGAAAAGGGTTGGGTTAAGATTTACCGTCTCTCGGCCGACGGCCGCGAAGTCACGGTGGGCAGCATCCGCAACCCCGGGGAAATGATGGGCCTTGCGGAAACGCTCTACCACGGGAAGCGGACCTGCTTCGCCGGCGCCATCTCGGATGTAACGCTTGTGGTGGTCACCAAGAAGGACTTTCTTGAGTTGCTCACCGACGAGCACTACTTTTCACTTAAGGTGGCCAAGCTCCTCGCCGCCCGGATGCGGGAGGCGGAAGCTATGGTCCACGAACTGGTCTGCTGGCAGGTTCCGGGCCGCCTGGCGCTGCTGCTGCTCAAGATTGGCGAGCGGTGCGGCATCGAGGAAGAGGACGGCATTAAGATTAAACTGCGCCTGACACACGAAGAGATAGCCGGCATGATCGGGACCACCAGGCAGACCGTCACCTCCCTGCTTAACACCTTCAAGAAGGAAAAATCGATCAACCTCGAGGGTCGAGAGATTAAAATCCTCGACCCGAAGAAGCTCGCCAGCTGGATCGTTTAA
- the deoC gene encoding deoxyribose-phosphate aldolase, whose amino-acid sequence MELTRETFARMIDHTLLKPDARRGDIRRLCAEAVAWGFGAVCVNPAYVPLAVRELVGSGVKVCTVIGFPLGATSITTKVAETEQAARDGAVEFDLVPHLGALKEGDATYLEDELRRVISAARSVAAGAVIKVILETALLTEEEKRFGCRLAVACGADFVKTSTGFGPGGATEADVRLLRAAVGDKLGVKAAGGIRDLATALRMIAAGANRIGTSSGVRLMQEWGEKGRCL is encoded by the coding sequence ATGGAACTGACGCGGGAAACATTCGCCCGGATGATCGACCATACGCTCCTCAAACCCGACGCGCGGCGCGGCGACATCCGCCGTCTCTGCGCTGAGGCGGTCGCGTGGGGCTTCGGGGCCGTCTGCGTGAACCCTGCCTACGTACCGTTAGCGGTACGGGAGTTAGTGGGCTCCGGGGTTAAGGTCTGCACCGTGATCGGTTTTCCCCTCGGGGCGACAAGTATAACTACGAAGGTTGCCGAGACGGAGCAGGCGGCGCGCGACGGGGCGGTAGAGTTTGATCTGGTGCCTCATTTAGGTGCCCTCAAGGAAGGAGACGCCACCTATCTTGAGGACGAGCTGCGGCGGGTGATAAGCGCCGCCCGTTCCGTTGCGGCAGGGGCCGTGATCAAGGTGATTCTTGAAACGGCGCTTCTGACAGAAGAAGAAAAGCGTTTCGGCTGCCGGCTTGCCGTGGCGTGCGGCGCGGATTTTGTGAAGACGTCCACCGGTTTTGGGCCAGGCGGTGCGACCGAAGCGGATGTCCGCTTGCTACGTGCCGCTGTTGGGGACAAGCTCGGTGTGAAGGCGGCGGGAGGTATCCGCGATTTGGCGACGGCCCTCCGGATGATTGCTGCAGGAGCCAACCGGATCGGGACGAGTTCCGGTGTCCGGCTGATGCAAGAATGGGGCGAAAAAGGGCGGTGCTTGTAG
- a CDS encoding D-alanine--D-alanine ligase: MRVAVLFGGRSAEREISLKSGEAVYQALREKDREAVKIDVGPDVAERLRAVRPDVAFIALHGKGGEDGSIQGLLEVLGIPYTGPGILASALAMDKIATKRMLTAAGLPTPPFITLEQNGAALESLAAQVLQAMPLPVVIKAPTQGSSIGMSIVKREEGLVPALSEAFRYDPVVLVERFIPGVEVTAAVLGNKRPVVLPLIEIVAAKGVYDYEAKYTPGMSDHIIPPRIDARLQEEIGAAALATYKLLGCRGFSRIDFIAGVDGKPYILEVNTIPGLTAVSLFPDAARAAGISFADLIEKLIALALGQEE, from the coding sequence GTGCGGGTAGCAGTGTTGTTCGGTGGCCGCTCGGCGGAAAGGGAGATATCGCTCAAGTCGGGCGAAGCTGTCTACCAGGCGCTGCGCGAGAAAGACCGGGAGGCGGTGAAGATCGACGTGGGGCCTGACGTGGCGGAACGACTCCGCGCGGTTCGCCCCGACGTTGCCTTTATCGCCCTCCACGGGAAGGGCGGCGAGGACGGGAGCATTCAAGGGCTGTTAGAGGTGCTCGGCATTCCCTATACGGGGCCGGGCATCCTGGCGAGCGCCTTAGCGATGGATAAGATTGCTACGAAACGGATGCTAACCGCAGCCGGGCTGCCGACACCACCTTTTATCACCCTCGAACAAAACGGCGCAGCGCTTGAATCTCTTGCGGCCCAGGTTCTTCAAGCAATGCCCCTGCCGGTGGTGATAAAGGCGCCGACCCAGGGCTCCTCGATCGGGATGAGCATTGTTAAACGCGAGGAAGGGCTGGTACCGGCACTGTCCGAAGCCTTCCGCTACGACCCGGTGGTCTTGGTGGAGCGGTTTATCCCGGGAGTCGAGGTAACGGCGGCGGTTTTAGGGAATAAACGCCCCGTCGTTTTGCCACTTATCGAGATTGTTGCGGCCAAAGGGGTCTATGATTATGAAGCCAAGTACACCCCCGGGATGAGCGACCACATCATTCCGCCGCGAATCGACGCCCGGCTTCAGGAAGAAATTGGCGCGGCAGCGCTGGCCACCTACAAACTACTTGGCTGCCGGGGCTTCTCCCGGATCGATTTTATCGCCGGCGTGGACGGTAAGCCGTACATCTTAGAGGTGAACACGATTCCCGGGCTCACGGCGGTGAGCCTCTTCCCGGACGCGGCGCGGGCCGCGGGCATTTCCTTCGCCGACCTGATAGAAAAGCTCATCGCGCTGGCGCTCGGACAGGAGGAATAG
- a CDS encoding SpoIID/LytB domain-containing protein: protein MGRFRWLSLLLTFVLLTGLTAGCTPGAARKPVAKPDIPKEISRGPGREPRIKVFIVETRTIKEMPLEDYVMGTIAGEMKNWFPHEALAAQAILARTYALKFVQEKKHSSLNPSAHISTSFEEAQAWNPHNINWRIRQAVRATRGKVVIHNGRYINAWFHGHAGGMTATAKEGLNYEYPEPPYTKVVRSGEGPDAPKDFISWRAVFSKAEVTAALEKLGQSPGDFSTITILERGPSGRATRMRIGNAVVHAATLRTALGSTRMRSTLLTSARVEGDSVIFEGKGFGHGVGMSQWGARELARKGRTAEEIIKYYFKDVDVVKIW from the coding sequence ATGGGCAGGTTCCGCTGGTTGTCGTTGCTTTTAACGTTCGTCCTTCTCACCGGGTTGACCGCCGGCTGCACGCCGGGTGCAGCCCGCAAGCCAGTTGCCAAGCCGGATATCCCGAAGGAGATCAGCCGGGGGCCGGGAAGAGAGCCCCGGATCAAAGTTTTTATCGTCGAAACCCGAACCATAAAAGAGATGCCGCTTGAGGACTACGTGATGGGAACAATAGCGGGGGAAATGAAAAACTGGTTCCCCCACGAAGCCTTAGCCGCGCAGGCGATCCTGGCGCGCACTTACGCGCTGAAATTCGTCCAGGAAAAGAAGCACTCCTCCCTCAATCCTTCCGCTCATATTTCAACCTCCTTTGAAGAGGCACAGGCCTGGAACCCGCACAACATCAACTGGCGCATCCGCCAGGCAGTCCGCGCCACCCGGGGTAAAGTGGTAATCCATAACGGCCGGTACATCAACGCCTGGTTCCACGGTCACGCGGGCGGGATGACCGCCACCGCCAAGGAAGGGCTCAATTACGAGTATCCCGAACCGCCTTATACCAAGGTAGTCAGGTCGGGTGAGGGTCCGGATGCGCCCAAGGACTTTATCAGCTGGCGCGCCGTTTTCTCCAAGGCCGAGGTCACCGCAGCCTTAGAGAAATTAGGGCAGAGCCCCGGCGATTTTAGCACCATCACGATCTTAGAGCGCGGGCCATCCGGCCGGGCAACCAGGATGCGGATCGGCAATGCCGTGGTCCACGCCGCGACCCTCCGCACCGCACTCGGCAGCACCAGGATGCGCTCCACGCTTCTGACCAGCGCCCGGGTGGAGGGAGATAGCGTCATCTTCGAAGGAAAGGGCTTCGGCCACGGCGTGGGAATGAGCCAGTGGGGCGCGCGCGAACTCGCCCGTAAGGGAAGAACGGCCGAGGAGATTATTAAGTACTACTTCAAGGATGTGGATGTCGTTAAAATATGGTAA
- a CDS encoding YidH family protein: MPQKSVGDRALQEKTTSGQAQRAHVRAHLANERTFLAWIRTALGILAFGFLLVRWVALVPANSAGAAWLYSGKIRTVGEILMAGAVILIVLAAVRFAVIRYQISREIYRPTATLDFLAVAFLLVVIGILFFYCRCSGPGF; this comes from the coding sequence GTGCCGCAAAAAAGCGTCGGTGACCGAGCGCTGCAAGAGAAAACCACTTCCGGGCAGGCCCAGCGGGCGCACGTGCGGGCGCACCTGGCCAACGAACGCACCTTTTTAGCGTGGATCAGGACGGCGCTGGGGATTCTCGCCTTTGGTTTTTTGCTGGTGCGGTGGGTGGCGTTGGTGCCTGCTAACAGCGCGGGTGCCGCATGGCTTTATTCGGGGAAAATAAGAACCGTAGGCGAGATCCTCATGGCCGGGGCGGTCATCCTTATCGTCCTGGCGGCGGTGCGGTTTGCGGTAATCCGGTACCAGATCAGCCGCGAGATTTACCGGCCGACGGCGACGCTCGATTTCCTGGCGGTGGCCTTTTTGCTGGTGGTAATCGGCATTTTATTTTTCTACTGCCGGTGCAGCGGTCCGGGTTTCTAA
- a CDS encoding phenylacetate--CoA ligase family protein, with the protein MSFASFAAFITYAYENSPAVRDKFTAAGLEPAAIREVNDLPKLPVTRKGELSRRQQEAPPFGGFLAVPREKLQRIFASPGPIYDPQGEGEDYWRWREALEAAGFKAGDVVQNTFSYHLTPAGFMFDGALRSIGCTVVPAGVGNAALQVQIMRDLRVTGYVGVPSFLYALLQKAEEMGLATELALARAWVTAEQLREELRRLLREKYGIMVFQGYGTADTGCVAYECAGQQGLHVARDVVVEIVDPQTGEPVPEGETGEIVVTLLDATYPLVRLATGDLSAFISAPCPCGRPGKRLVGVLGRAADGIKVRGLFLYPHQVAALAEEFAAVRALRAVVTLRDFRDELTLEAELVEGAEGTADLAAQIAARAKERLRLRSEVVFVPPGTIGDALVVDKR; encoded by the coding sequence ATGAGTTTTGCGAGTTTCGCTGCTTTTATCACCTACGCCTACGAAAACTCACCCGCGGTGCGGGACAAGTTTACGGCTGCGGGTTTGGAGCCGGCGGCAATCCGGGAGGTTAATGATCTGCCTAAACTGCCGGTGACGCGGAAGGGGGAGCTGAGCCGGCGGCAACAGGAGGCGCCGCCCTTCGGCGGTTTTCTCGCCGTGCCCCGGGAGAAGCTTCAGCGCATCTTCGCCTCGCCCGGGCCGATCTATGACCCTCAGGGTGAGGGGGAGGATTACTGGCGCTGGCGGGAGGCGCTTGAGGCGGCGGGTTTTAAGGCGGGAGACGTAGTTCAGAATACCTTTTCCTACCACCTCACTCCCGCCGGTTTTATGTTTGACGGGGCGCTCCGGAGCATCGGTTGCACTGTTGTCCCTGCAGGGGTGGGCAACGCGGCGCTTCAGGTGCAGATTATGCGTGACCTCCGGGTAACAGGCTATGTAGGGGTGCCGAGCTTTCTCTACGCCCTTTTGCAGAAAGCTGAGGAAATGGGGCTTGCTACCGAGCTAGCGCTGGCGCGAGCTTGGGTGACGGCGGAGCAGTTACGTGAAGAGTTGCGTCGCTTATTGCGGGAGAAATACGGCATTATGGTCTTTCAGGGCTACGGCACCGCCGATACGGGCTGCGTTGCCTACGAGTGCGCTGGGCAACAGGGGCTCCACGTTGCCCGGGACGTGGTGGTAGAAATTGTCGATCCCCAGACGGGTGAACCGGTTCCGGAAGGCGAGACCGGGGAGATCGTGGTCACGCTCCTCGACGCAACCTACCCGCTCGTAAGATTGGCTACGGGGGATCTCAGCGCCTTTATCAGCGCGCCGTGCCCCTGCGGGCGTCCGGGGAAGCGGCTCGTTGGTGTTCTCGGCCGAGCTGCGGACGGGATAAAGGTGCGGGGTCTTTTCCTTTACCCGCACCAGGTAGCGGCGCTGGCCGAAGAGTTTGCGGCGGTGCGGGCTTTGCGGGCGGTAGTGACGCTGCGCGACTTCCGCGACGAACTCACCCTTGAGGCGGAACTCGTGGAGGGTGCGGAAGGAACGGCGGACCTGGCCGCACAGATTGCCGCGCGGGCGAAAGAGCGGCTCCGCTTGCGTTCGGAAGTGGTTTTTGTTCCTCCGGGCACCATCGGCGATGCCTTGGTGGTGGATAAACGCTGA
- a CDS encoding ABC transporter ATP-binding protein: MLALNNVEVVYDRVILVLKGLSLSVPEGKIVALLGSNGAGKTTTLKAISGLLQAENGRVTDGTIEFCGADITNRDAEEIARRGIFQVMEGRRVFEHLTVEENLIAGSYTRKDRRHLKKDLALVYHYFPRLADLKHRVAGYLSGGEQQMLAIGRALMARPKLMLLDEPSLGLAPLLVAEIFKIIKEINQQEGTTILVVEQNANIALSIADYGYIMENGKIVLEGDVAKLKDNEDVREFYLGLTDVGKKSYRNVKHYKRRKRWLG, from the coding sequence TTGCTGGCTTTGAACAACGTGGAGGTGGTGTACGACCGCGTTATTTTGGTCCTGAAGGGGCTGTCGCTTAGCGTGCCTGAAGGCAAGATTGTGGCGCTGCTTGGTTCAAATGGCGCCGGGAAAACGACGACCCTGAAGGCGATTTCGGGTTTGTTGCAGGCGGAGAACGGCAGGGTGACCGATGGGACGATTGAGTTTTGCGGTGCGGATATCACCAACAGGGACGCGGAGGAGATCGCCCGGCGGGGCATCTTCCAGGTAATGGAAGGACGGCGGGTATTTGAGCACCTTACGGTGGAGGAAAACCTTATCGCGGGGAGTTACACCCGGAAAGACAGGCGCCATCTGAAAAAGGACCTCGCGCTTGTTTACCACTATTTCCCGCGCCTTGCGGATTTAAAGCACCGGGTTGCGGGTTATCTTTCCGGCGGGGAACAGCAGATGTTAGCCATCGGGCGGGCGCTCATGGCGCGGCCGAAGCTAATGCTCCTCGACGAACCGTCTTTAGGCCTGGCGCCCTTACTCGTGGCCGAAATTTTCAAGATTATCAAAGAAATTAACCAGCAGGAAGGGACCACCATCCTGGTGGTGGAGCAGAACGCCAACATCGCGCTTTCGATCGCCGATTATGGTTATATTATGGAAAACGGCAAGATCGTCCTCGAAGGGGATGTAGCCAAGCTCAAGGATAACGAAGACGTCCGGGAGTTCTACCTGGGCTTAACAGACGTGGGGAAGAAAAGCTACCGGAATGTAAAACATTACAAGCGGCGCAAGAGGTGGCTGGGATGA
- a CDS encoding ABC transporter substrate-binding protein, with the protein MRGRHLICLFFVLCLAVALVATGCGKKEAPSTGPATAEKTKEPVKIGGIFDLTGPTADVGQPYADGAKAYIDYLNSKGGVNGRQVELIDIDYAYDKTKALEAYNKLVKQDQVAAILGWGTGDTEALKQMIAADKIPYISGSYSEGLLDINLCPYNFLVAASYSDQARIALKWIKDNWKESRKPRVALIYNDTPFGKSPVADAKKYAAQIGIDIVADEVVDLKALDATSQMLDLKQKKADFAIIQGTSNLAATVLKDAKKNGLSTRFIGLNWAADEKVIKLAGPAAEGYIGVIPFAFPYEKVPGMAVIQEYLTAKGQKLEEKNQKFIQGWTSAMIMTEGIKRAGDKVTGEAIKAGLENLANFDTGGLSAPVTFTAQSHRGSEKVRLAEVKNGRFEYLTDWIGYK; encoded by the coding sequence ATGCGCGGGCGGCATCTCATTTGCCTGTTTTTTGTGCTCTGTTTGGCCGTGGCTTTAGTAGCGACCGGCTGCGGGAAGAAAGAGGCGCCCTCAACGGGGCCGGCGACTGCGGAGAAGACGAAGGAGCCGGTTAAGATCGGTGGCATCTTCGACCTTACCGGGCCGACGGCGGACGTCGGCCAACCTTATGCTGACGGCGCAAAAGCCTACATTGATTACCTGAATAGCAAAGGCGGGGTCAACGGCCGGCAGGTGGAACTCATCGATATCGATTACGCCTACGACAAAACCAAGGCCCTGGAAGCCTACAACAAGCTTGTCAAACAGGACCAGGTAGCGGCCATTCTCGGCTGGGGAACCGGCGACACCGAGGCGCTCAAACAGATGATCGCGGCGGATAAGATCCCCTACATCTCGGGCTCCTACTCCGAAGGGCTGCTCGACATTAACCTCTGTCCTTACAACTTCTTGGTCGCGGCCTCTTATTCCGACCAGGCCCGGATTGCCCTCAAGTGGATCAAGGATAACTGGAAGGAGTCACGCAAGCCGCGGGTGGCGCTGATTTACAACGACACGCCTTTCGGTAAATCGCCTGTTGCGGACGCGAAGAAGTACGCGGCACAGATCGGGATCGACATCGTGGCGGATGAGGTTGTCGACCTCAAAGCCCTCGACGCCACTTCCCAGATGCTCGATCTGAAGCAAAAGAAGGCCGATTTCGCCATCATCCAGGGCACTTCTAACCTGGCCGCAACGGTGCTGAAGGACGCGAAGAAGAATGGGCTGTCCACCAGGTTCATCGGCCTCAACTGGGCGGCCGACGAGAAGGTAATCAAGTTAGCGGGCCCGGCGGCGGAGGGCTACATCGGCGTCATTCCTTTCGCCTTCCCGTACGAAAAGGTTCCGGGAATGGCGGTGATCCAGGAGTACCTCACGGCCAAGGGGCAGAAGCTTGAGGAAAAGAACCAGAAGTTCATTCAGGGCTGGACCTCGGCGATGATCATGACCGAGGGCATCAAGCGCGCCGGCGATAAAGTAACGGGTGAGGCTATCAAGGCAGGGCTAGAGAACCTGGCGAATTTCGATACCGGCGGGCTCTCCGCGCCCGTCACCTTCACCGCCCAGAGCCACCGCGGCAGCGAGAAGGTGCGCTTGGCGGAGGTTAAGAACGGTAGGTTTGAGTACCTCACCGACTGGATCGGTTATAAATAG
- a CDS encoding branched-chain amino acid ABC transporter permease, whose product MRLRFPFAMDCGLFTTSYEEDMAILFAPAAKLKVAAIIGCLLLFPLLVGPYYVSVANLMAIAVIGALGLNILVGFTGQISIGHGAFIGVGAYTVGVLTTKLGLSFWAALPLAGLAAAAVGALFGIPSLRLKGLYLAIATLAAQVIIEFTIIHWTSLTGGSAGIVLQPVSLGPYSLANDRVFYYFVLLLVIFAVVFTFNLFRSRVGRAFMAVRDRDIAASVMGINLLRYKVLAFALSSFYAGTAGALLAGYTRVITPENFTIDVSIQYLAMIIIGGLGSVLGSVYGAVFMMLLPIGLRALADFLGTFFPNIEHLLLAMQTALFGLIIILFLIFEPEGLAKLWKDVKNYFRLWPFSY is encoded by the coding sequence TTGCGGTTAAGGTTTCCCTTCGCTATGGATTGCGGCCTTTTTACCACCTCCTATGAGGAGGACATGGCCATTCTTTTCGCTCCGGCGGCAAAGCTTAAGGTGGCCGCCATCATTGGCTGCCTCCTCCTCTTTCCCCTGCTGGTGGGCCCTTACTACGTCAGCGTGGCAAACCTTATGGCCATCGCGGTGATCGGCGCTTTAGGCCTGAATATTCTGGTCGGCTTTACCGGCCAGATTTCGATCGGTCACGGCGCCTTTATCGGCGTGGGCGCCTATACGGTCGGTGTGCTGACCACCAAGCTCGGCCTCTCTTTCTGGGCGGCTTTGCCGCTTGCGGGGCTGGCGGCGGCGGCGGTGGGTGCGCTTTTCGGCATCCCGTCACTCCGGCTGAAGGGCCTTTACTTAGCCATTGCTACTCTGGCGGCACAGGTGATCATCGAGTTCACGATCATTCACTGGACCTCGCTCACGGGCGGATCGGCGGGTATTGTGCTCCAGCCGGTAAGTCTCGGCCCATATTCCCTCGCTAACGACCGGGTTTTTTACTATTTCGTGCTCCTTCTGGTTATCTTTGCCGTAGTCTTCACCTTTAACCTCTTCCGGAGCCGGGTCGGGCGGGCTTTTATGGCGGTGCGCGACCGGGATATCGCGGCGTCGGTGATGGGTATCAACCTGCTCCGCTACAAGGTGCTGGCCTTTGCGCTAAGCTCCTTTTACGCGGGCACCGCCGGGGCGCTTTTGGCCGGCTATACGCGTGTGATTACCCCGGAGAATTTTACGATCGACGTTTCCATCCAGTACCTGGCGATGATTATCATTGGTGGGCTGGGAAGCGTCTTGGGCTCGGTTTACGGCGCCGTCTTTATGATGCTTTTACCCATCGGCCTGCGGGCCCTGGCCGATTTCCTGGGGACCTTTTTCCCGAACATCGAACACCTGCTGCTGGCCATGCAGACCGCTCTTTTTGGCCTGATCATTATCCTCTTCCTGATTTTCGAGCCCGAAGGGCTGGCCAAGCTCTGGAAGGACGTGAAGAACTACTTCCGGCTCTGGCCCTTCTCTTACTAA
- a CDS encoding branched-chain amino acid ABC transporter permease: protein MFLQLLVTGLVVGSIYALVALGFVLIYKASDCINFAQGEFLLVGAYVALALVVTYQVPFLPAVALTLCFAALLGVLVERLVLRPFIGEPVIAVIMATIGLSSLMRGIIQFIWGTDTRVFPPVFPQTPVQIGEVVVSQVYLWSLGLALLLLIIFALFFKFTITGIVMRAVADDQQAALSMGISVKRVFAITWAIAAVVAAVGGILLGNINGVNSSLAHLGLKVLPVAILGGLDSIPGAVIGGLIIGVLENLAGGYLDPIFGGGVKEVAPFVILVLILLIRPYGLFGKEIIERV, encoded by the coding sequence ATGTTTTTGCAGCTTTTGGTTACCGGTCTCGTAGTGGGCAGCATTTACGCCCTTGTGGCGCTCGGTTTTGTTCTCATTTACAAGGCAAGCGACTGCATCAACTTTGCGCAGGGCGAGTTCCTGCTGGTTGGGGCCTACGTGGCGCTCGCCCTTGTGGTTACCTATCAGGTGCCTTTCCTGCCGGCGGTTGCCCTAACCCTCTGTTTCGCGGCGCTCCTCGGTGTGCTCGTTGAACGTCTGGTTCTCCGCCCCTTTATCGGGGAACCGGTGATCGCGGTGATCATGGCGACCATCGGTCTTTCGAGCCTGATGCGGGGGATTATCCAGTTTATCTGGGGGACCGATACCCGCGTTTTTCCGCCGGTCTTTCCGCAGACGCCGGTACAGATAGGGGAGGTCGTGGTTTCTCAGGTTTATCTCTGGTCACTCGGCTTGGCGCTGCTCCTGTTAATAATCTTCGCCTTATTCTTTAAGTTTACCATCACCGGCATCGTGATGCGGGCGGTGGCTGACGACCAGCAGGCAGCCCTTTCCATGGGTATCAGCGTGAAAAGGGTTTTTGCCATCACCTGGGCGATTGCGGCGGTGGTGGCGGCGGTGGGGGGCATCCTTCTCGGCAACATCAACGGTGTCAATTCCTCCCTGGCCCACCTCGGGCTCAAGGTTCTGCCGGTGGCCATCCTCGGGGGGCTCGATAGCATTCCGGGTGCCGTCATCGGCGGGCTCATTATCGGGGTTCTGGAGAATCTGGCGGGTGGTTACCTCGATCCCATTTTCGGCGGTGGGGTGAAGGAGGTAGCGCCCTTTGTCATCCTGGTCCTGATCCTGCTTATCAGGCCTTACGGGCTTTTTGGCAAGGAAATCATTGAAAGGGTGTAA